A single Mangrovimonas sp. YM274 DNA region contains:
- the mreC gene encoding rod shape-determining protein MreC — MLLFLLLFGISLALTIQSHSYHRSKFISSANFFTGGIYKQAYGIGQYFNLKTENEQLVEENVRLKTLLYNSKIADTAQQFQQDTSFYGGVFRFIPARVYKNSYSATKNYLMLNKGKRDGVQQDYGVVTSQGIVGIIENTSNKYATVLSILNTKSKINAQLKNSNHIGSLVWNTKSNALVQLIDISQFASIAVGDTIITGGQSTIFPKGVPIGTIDAFTTDISGDTYTIDVKLFNDMTNLGHVYIIENTDAEEIRTLEQSVDE, encoded by the coding sequence GTGCTTTTGTTCTTGCTCTTATTTGGTATCTCGCTTGCTTTAACAATTCAGTCCCATTCCTACCATAGAAGCAAATTTATCAGCTCAGCCAATTTCTTTACAGGCGGTATTTACAAACAAGCCTATGGCATAGGGCAGTATTTTAATCTGAAGACTGAAAACGAACAGTTAGTGGAAGAAAATGTAAGGCTAAAAACCTTGCTGTACAATTCCAAAATTGCCGACACCGCACAACAATTTCAACAGGACACCTCATTTTATGGGGGCGTCTTTCGTTTTATACCTGCAAGAGTCTACAAAAACAGTTACTCGGCCACCAAGAACTATTTGATGCTCAACAAAGGAAAGCGTGATGGTGTTCAACAGGATTACGGTGTTGTTACCTCACAAGGTATCGTAGGGATTATTGAAAACACTTCCAATAAATACGCTACAGTATTATCAATTTTGAATACCAAGAGTAAGATTAACGCCCAACTTAAAAACTCCAATCATATCGGGTCGCTTGTTTGGAACACCAAATCGAATGCATTGGTGCAGCTTATCGATATTTCCCAATTTGCATCTATAGCTGTAGGAGACACCATAATTACAGGAGGACAGTCCACCATATTTCCCAAAGGAGTTCCTATTGGAACCATCGATGCCTTTACAACAGATATCAGTGGTGACACGTATACTATAGACGTGAAACTTTTTAACGACATGACCAATCTTGGCCATGTTTACATCATCGAGAATACCGATGCAGAAGAAATAAGAACCTTGGAACAATCGGTAGATGAATAA
- a CDS encoding rod shape-determining protein MreD yields MNNRSIYTFLQFFTLVLVQVLVLNNVNFLEYINPYPYILFILLFPVRANRSLIIFLSFLLGLIVDIFSDSGGIHAAASVTLAFIRPAILKFSFGMIYEHQSIKFSQTEFGRRLVYFSIATAIHHFIMFSLEVFNISKIILVLQKTLFSSIFTIILSLLITVLFSRKRR; encoded by the coding sequence ATGAATAATAGATCCATATATACCTTCTTGCAGTTTTTTACTTTGGTATTAGTACAGGTGTTGGTACTCAATAATGTTAACTTTTTAGAGTACATTAACCCTTACCCTTATATCCTGTTTATTCTTCTGTTTCCCGTAAGGGCCAACAGATCGCTTATCATATTTTTAAGTTTTCTGTTAGGATTAATCGTAGATATTTTTTCCGATTCTGGAGGCATTCATGCGGCTGCTTCTGTTACCTTAGCTTTTATTCGTCCTGCCATTTTAAAGTTTTCATTCGGGATGATTTATGAACACCAAAGTATCAAATTCAGTCAAACGGAATTTGGTAGACGTTTGGTCTATTTTTCGATAGCCACGGCTATTCACCATTTTATTATGTTTTCTTTAGAAGTTTTTAACATTTCAAAAATAATTTTAGTCCTGCAAAAGACGTTATTCTCAAGTATTTTTACTATAATACTAAGCCTATTGATTACAGTATTATTTAGCAGAAAACGTCGATGA
- the mrdA gene encoding penicillin-binding protein 2, with protein sequence MRKLLLFSTVLLVGIIFIARLFYLQVYNQTAYNLLEDNAIRKVYDYPKRGYVYDRNGILLVANQPSYDVMVIPREVEPLDTLEFCDLLKITKEDFTRLYDKAYRYSPRLPSVFVPQLSKKDYAILQEKMRKFEGFYIQKRSLRDYQTSIGANVLGDIGEVNNAIIAKQPYYKMGDLIGKQGVEISYEEVLRGVKGIKFIQKDRFNRNIGPYKDGIYDTLPQPGKDITITIDAKLQEYGELLMKHKRGGIIAIEPSSGEILTMVSAPSYNPNLLVGRDRSKNFTQLYRDTLAKPLYDRGLQAMYPPGSPFKVLNALIGLQEGVVTPKDRFVCNHGYRYGNRKMGCHGHSGIADMDIGIYKSCNSYFANVYRRIMDKYETPAQGMDVWSDHIKSFGLGDYLGYDLRIGQPGKIPDASTYDRAYGKNRWYTTFTLSNAIGQGEVLTTPIQLANMAAAIGNRGYFYTPHIIKKIENDTIDSKYLTRHNTTIDKVHFEPVIQGMFDVYNKGTAQTLQVPGIEICGKTGTAENFTKIDGVKTQLTDHSIFVAFAPKDDPKIAIAVFVENGYWGSRFAGRIASLMIEKYLKGTISRTDMENWILTHSLENEYSKPYSGKPFQINGHTTLQVIENYRDKPDSDNDITIPPTWNP encoded by the coding sequence ATGAGAAAACTATTACTTTTTTCAACGGTCCTACTTGTTGGAATTATCTTTATTGCCCGGTTATTTTACCTCCAAGTCTACAACCAGACGGCTTATAACCTTCTTGAAGACAATGCCATTAGAAAAGTGTACGACTACCCCAAAAGAGGTTACGTTTACGACAGAAACGGCATACTGTTGGTTGCCAATCAACCATCCTATGATGTCATGGTTATTCCGCGCGAAGTTGAACCTTTGGACACTTTGGAATTTTGCGATCTTTTAAAAATAACCAAAGAAGATTTCACTCGACTTTACGACAAAGCCTATCGTTATTCGCCACGGCTCCCTTCGGTTTTTGTTCCTCAGCTCTCCAAAAAGGACTATGCCATTTTACAAGAGAAGATGCGCAAGTTTGAAGGATTTTATATTCAGAAACGTTCATTAAGAGATTATCAAACCTCTATTGGAGCGAATGTTTTGGGTGATATTGGAGAAGTAAACAATGCCATAATCGCCAAACAGCCCTACTACAAAATGGGAGACCTTATAGGGAAACAAGGCGTTGAAATCTCCTACGAAGAAGTCTTGCGAGGTGTCAAAGGCATTAAATTTATTCAAAAGGACCGTTTCAACAGAAACATCGGCCCCTATAAAGATGGCATCTACGATACCTTACCCCAACCAGGAAAAGATATCACCATAACAATTGATGCGAAACTTCAAGAATATGGTGAACTCCTGATGAAGCATAAGCGAGGAGGTATAATTGCTATCGAACCTAGTAGTGGCGAAATCTTGACCATGGTATCGGCTCCTAGCTACAACCCTAACCTTTTGGTAGGTCGAGACCGATCTAAAAATTTCACCCAACTCTATCGCGATACTCTAGCTAAACCTTTATACGATCGCGGACTTCAAGCTATGTACCCACCAGGCTCTCCCTTTAAAGTTCTTAACGCTCTAATTGGGTTGCAGGAAGGCGTAGTTACCCCAAAAGACCGATTTGTATGTAATCATGGATATCGCTATGGTAATAGAAAAATGGGGTGCCACGGCCACTCGGGTATAGCCGATATGGATATTGGAATCTATAAATCCTGTAATTCCTATTTTGCCAACGTATACCGCCGCATTATGGACAAGTATGAAACCCCTGCCCAAGGCATGGATGTTTGGAGTGACCATATTAAAAGTTTTGGCTTAGGGGATTATTTAGGATACGACCTTCGTATTGGTCAGCCAGGTAAAATTCCTGATGCCTCCACCTATGACCGCGCTTATGGCAAAAATAGATGGTACACCACCTTCACCCTATCTAATGCTATTGGCCAAGGAGAAGTATTGACTACTCCAATTCAATTGGCAAATATGGCTGCTGCCATAGGGAATCGTGGGTATTTTTACACCCCGCATATCATTAAAAAGATTGAAAACGATACCATAGACAGTAAATATCTTACCCGTCATAATACCACAATCGACAAAGTACATTTTGAACCTGTCATTCAAGGAATGTTTGACGTTTACAATAAAGGAACAGCCCAGACTTTACAGGTTCCAGGAATAGAGATTTGTGGAAAAACGGGTACCGCTGAGAATTTCACCAAAATAGATGGGGTTAAAACCCAGTTGACAGACCATTCCATATTTGTGGCCTTTGCCCCGAAAGACGATCCAAAAATTGCCATCGCTGTATTTGTAGAAAATGGTTATTGGGGAAGTCGTTTTGCCGGACGTATTGCCAGCCTTATGATTGAAAAATATTTGAAAGGCACTATTTCCCGAACCGATATGGAAAATTGGATTTTAACACACAGTTTGGAAAACGAATATAGCAAACCTTATTCTGGAAAACCTTTCCAAATAAACGGGCATACCACCCTTCAGGTGATCGAGAATTATCGCGACAAGCCTGATTCAGACAACGACATCACCATACCCCCAACATGGAACCCATAA
- the rodA gene encoding rod shape-determining protein RodA, which produces MHRENIGLRFDWITIILFLILVGFGWLNIMSASHMGDITNYFDMDQPYGKQLMFIMMTLALIIIILSIEAKFYERFASVIYLVSLISLAGLFVFGKNVNGATSWYGIGGMTLQPSEFAKFATSLAVAKHISDLQTNLKFLKDQLKTIAIIFIPALLILLQNDAGSTIVYASFFFVFYREGIQQIYLIIGVIIMLLSVLSLKFGVLPTSLFSALIILGLYFYKRKKQASILMPLTILALCIGFSFAVRNFYDHVLKPHQKDRISLWLRLEKDPDKLEQMKRTILYNLNESEKAISSGGLTGKGYLQGTRTTGKFVPEQHTDYIFSTVGEEWGFAGTTMVVVLFVALILRILYLAESQKSQFSRVYGYCVASILFVHFTINTGMVMGLIPTVGIPLPFFSYGGSGLWGFTILLFIFIKLDSNKINEW; this is translated from the coding sequence ATGCATAGAGAGAATATAGGATTACGTTTTGACTGGATTACGATCATACTTTTTTTGATTTTGGTTGGTTTTGGGTGGCTCAATATCATGTCTGCTTCGCATATGGGAGACATTACCAATTACTTTGACATGGACCAGCCCTATGGTAAACAACTTATGTTTATCATGATGACCTTGGCCCTCATTATAATCATCCTTTCCATAGAAGCCAAGTTTTACGAACGTTTTGCCAGTGTCATTTATTTGGTTTCCCTCATTTCCTTAGCAGGTCTATTTGTCTTTGGAAAAAACGTTAATGGCGCCACCTCTTGGTATGGGATTGGCGGCATGACCTTACAGCCAAGTGAGTTCGCAAAATTTGCAACTTCGCTGGCTGTAGCGAAGCACATTAGTGACCTACAGACTAACTTGAAATTTCTTAAGGACCAATTAAAAACCATTGCCATTATTTTTATACCGGCATTGTTGATCCTTTTACAAAATGATGCGGGAAGCACCATTGTTTACGCCTCTTTCTTTTTTGTATTTTACAGGGAAGGGATTCAACAAATTTATTTGATTATTGGTGTCATCATCATGCTACTATCAGTGCTATCCTTAAAATTTGGAGTACTGCCCACTTCCCTATTCTCTGCTCTTATTATTTTGGGACTCTATTTTTATAAGCGAAAGAAACAAGCCTCCATATTAATGCCTTTGACCATTTTGGCGCTTTGCATTGGCTTCTCTTTTGCGGTACGGAATTTTTATGACCACGTTCTAAAACCCCATCAAAAGGACCGCATCAGTCTATGGTTACGTTTGGAAAAAGACCCAGACAAATTGGAACAAATGAAACGGACCATTCTCTACAACCTCAACGAATCTGAAAAAGCCATCAGTTCTGGAGGCTTAACAGGAAAGGGCTATTTACAAGGTACCCGTACTACTGGTAAATTTGTTCCAGAGCAACACACCGATTACATTTTTAGCACCGTTGGAGAAGAATGGGGATTCGCTGGCACCACTATGGTAGTCGTCCTTTTTGTTGCGCTTATCTTAAGAATACTCTACCTCGCCGAATCGCAAAAGAGTCAATTTAGTAGAGTTTACGGCTATTGTGTAGCTTCCATTTTATTTGTCCATTTTACCATTAATACCGGAATGGTTATGGGGCTCATCCCCACCGTGGGTATCCCGCTTCCCTTTTTCAGTTACGGAGGTTCTGGGCTTTGGGGCTTCACTATTTTGCTGTTCATTTTCATAAAATTGGACTCCAACAAAATCAATGAGTGGTAA
- a CDS encoding BamA/TamA family outer membrane protein — protein MHSKFLFALLAILLAITAQSQPKGIKRYMEKREQKKDSAIAEGRPFLSIIAGPGYTPENGLLVGAGMIYTFKTNRKDSLIQRSSVPFMGFISTKGNYGFNSNLRTFWLEDKLRVNVLAKFSVANDNYFGVGFSSINQLEEGDSTTAFKRQKFIIKPLIMYQPLKHFYVGGGFDFNSTKVLETNPVMEADTYYNQFGPDNFNSGLTVTLNYDSRDIIVNPYKGYFFNFAAGFYGDYLGGDNNYNIYELDFRTYQQIHRPGNIIALKLYGRFGSGDVPYEELTKLGGGDGLRGYIEGQYRDRTGLYFLTEWRHMFLKHDGNMSKHGMVTWLGSGTIAYNPDSIEEWIPNFGVGYRFEVQPRMNVRIDFGIGRQSSGLYFNFTEAF, from the coding sequence ATGCACTCAAAATTTCTTTTCGCCCTTCTTGCCATCCTACTTGCAATAACTGCACAAAGCCAACCAAAAGGCATTAAACGCTACATGGAAAAAAGGGAACAGAAAAAAGATAGTGCCATAGCAGAAGGACGACCTTTTTTAAGTATTATTGCTGGTCCTGGTTACACCCCTGAAAATGGACTTCTGGTTGGTGCAGGTATGATCTACACATTCAAAACCAACCGAAAGGATAGTCTTATCCAGCGTTCCTCGGTCCCTTTTATGGGCTTTATAAGCACCAAAGGAAATTATGGCTTCAACTCCAATCTCAGAACCTTTTGGCTGGAGGACAAATTACGCGTGAATGTTTTGGCTAAATTTTCGGTAGCCAACGACAATTATTTTGGGGTTGGCTTTTCTTCCATCAACCAGTTGGAAGAAGGCGATAGCACGACTGCCTTTAAGCGGCAAAAATTTATTATCAAACCACTTATCATGTACCAACCTTTGAAACATTTTTATGTGGGAGGAGGTTTTGATTTCAATTCTACCAAGGTACTTGAAACCAACCCTGTTATGGAAGCTGACACCTATTATAATCAGTTTGGCCCTGATAACTTCAATTCCGGCTTAACGGTCACGTTAAATTATGACAGTAGGGATATTATCGTAAACCCCTACAAAGGTTATTTCTTCAATTTTGCAGCTGGCTTTTATGGTGATTATTTGGGCGGCGACAATAATTACAATATCTACGAATTGGATTTTAGAACCTATCAACAAATTCATCGACCTGGAAACATTATTGCCCTCAAACTTTATGGACGGTTTGGTAGCGGGGATGTTCCTTATGAAGAACTCACAAAACTAGGCGGCGGCGATGGCTTACGAGGGTATATTGAAGGGCAATACAGAGATAGAACAGGCCTCTACTTTCTTACAGAATGGCGCCATATGTTTTTAAAACACGATGGAAACATGAGCAAACACGGTATGGTGACATGGTTAGGATCTGGTACCATTGCCTATAACCCAGACAGTATTGAAGAGTGGATTCCCAACTTTGGAGTTGGTTATCGCTTTGAAGTACAACCTAGAATGAATGTAAGGATAGACTTTGGTATAGGACGACAATCCTCTGGATTATATTTCAACTTTACAGAAGCTTTCTAA
- a CDS encoding DUF2092 domain-containing protein, translating into MKKTLLLLVILAMLPLKGTAQNTKNIDSTAVFILDKMGDMIGELVSCSVHVENSIDTLNANKDLVKYYRHSEVKFSGPSKLVIQISGDEGQKGFWYDGSFLSYYNYDENNYVTLEAPETTLEMIDAMHKRFDFEFPAADFFYPTFVDDLLENFDTIQYLGTTMIDQQECFHIIATNSTLNVQFWIMNAPQKLPKRFLIIHKDLSNRQYESTFSNWDLNPSIPESVFEFLPPPDAKLISIMSKL; encoded by the coding sequence ATGAAAAAAACACTTCTCTTATTAGTGATTCTAGCTATGCTTCCCTTAAAAGGCACTGCTCAAAACACCAAAAACATTGATTCTACAGCTGTATTTATTCTTGACAAAATGGGTGATATGATTGGAGAATTAGTGTCCTGTAGCGTGCATGTAGAAAATTCCATAGATACTCTTAATGCCAATAAAGACCTTGTAAAATACTACCGTCATAGTGAGGTGAAATTTTCGGGTCCCAGCAAACTGGTAATTCAAATTTCAGGAGACGAAGGTCAGAAGGGATTCTGGTATGACGGCTCCTTTTTATCCTATTACAATTATGACGAAAACAACTACGTTACCCTAGAAGCCCCCGAAACCACCCTAGAAATGATCGATGCCATGCACAAACGTTTCGACTTCGAGTTTCCGGCAGCAGATTTCTTTTACCCCACATTTGTAGACGACCTTTTAGAAAATTTTGATACTATTCAATACTTAGGCACTACCATGATAGATCAACAGGAGTGCTTTCATATCATTGCCACAAACTCCACCTTGAATGTACAGTTTTGGATTATGAATGCACCTCAAAAATTACCAAAGCGATTTTTGATTATCCACAAAGATCTATCCAACAGACAATATGAAAGCACCTTTAGCAACTGGGACCTGAATCCTAGCATCCCCGAAAGCGTCTTTGAATTCCTTCCCCCTCCAGATGCCAAACTCATCAGTATCATGTCCAAGTTATAA
- a CDS encoding DUF6515 family protein produces the protein MKPSISIFSSIKLYASSFILLLVFSLPSNVLAQRLNHRPTGGGRSMPRTAPNRSAKPKVARPTTSRPTINGGHTKTTTRNFPSTSKPVQKPTTRPATTKPTVNRPTTTRPNVSTNRPTSNIKHTTNRPGNNTNRPNHNVNRPGNNNNRPGGNTNININVDNSKNFNNRNHRNTYVRRNSRPYHRPPHHYGGHFYYSYHPYYYHPFRPYYWGSYWHPWGYFVTSLATTAIVVSIIDAASDDKEEYHYENGTYYLKTEEGFVAVQAPVGAQVPSIPQEAQTVTVNETTNNYYYGGAFYEKNADGYVVVPATAGTIVPGLPEGGEEVKIGDITYVQYGDTYYQPIQVDGKNMYEIVEVTTEEK, from the coding sequence ATGAAACCATCTATAAGCATTTTTTCTTCCATAAAACTATATGCGAGCTCCTTTATATTACTTTTGGTATTTAGCCTTCCTAGCAATGTATTGGCCCAAAGATTGAACCACCGCCCTACAGGTGGAGGCCGGTCCATGCCAAGGACAGCTCCTAACAGAAGCGCAAAACCCAAGGTAGCGCGACCTACCACATCGCGCCCCACCATTAATGGAGGCCATACCAAAACCACAACCAGGAATTTCCCCAGCACTTCCAAACCTGTACAAAAGCCAACCACAAGGCCTGCTACTACAAAGCCTACTGTAAATAGGCCCACAACAACACGACCCAACGTGTCTACAAATAGACCAACATCCAACATAAAACACACAACTAACCGCCCTGGAAACAATACCAACCGCCCCAACCATAATGTTAACAGACCAGGCAACAATAATAACAGGCCTGGAGGCAATACCAATATCAACATTAATGTAGATAACAGTAAAAATTTCAACAATAGAAATCATAGAAACACCTATGTAAGGCGTAATTCTAGACCTTACCACAGACCACCACATCATTACGGAGGCCATTTTTATTACTCCTACCACCCTTATTACTACCACCCTTTCCGCCCTTATTATTGGGGTAGTTATTGGCATCCTTGGGGGTACTTTGTAACCTCTTTAGCTACTACTGCCATTGTTGTAAGTATTATTGATGCTGCAAGTGACGACAAAGAAGAATATCACTATGAAAACGGTACCTACTACTTAAAAACCGAAGAAGGTTTTGTAGCAGTACAGGCTCCTGTAGGCGCCCAAGTACCCTCCATCCCGCAAGAAGCACAAACCGTTACGGTAAATGAAACCACCAATAACTATTACTATGGCGGTGCCTTTTATGAAAAAAATGCAGATGGCTACGTTGTAGTTCCCGCTACAGCCGGTACCATTGTCCCTGGGCTTCCCGAAGGCGGTGAGGAAGTTAAAATTGGAGATATTACTTATGTGCAATATGGAGATACCTATTACCAACCAATACAAGTGGACGGTAAAAATATGTATGAAATTGTTGAAGTAACTACAGAAGAAAAATAG
- a CDS encoding zinc-binding dehydrogenase, which yields MKPVNPSGVFHDIHDIRVVDKEVPSVTDDSVIVKVEMTGICGTDLHIYHEGLVPSGSVIGHEFCGELVEVGKSVKDLKEGDRVVINPMYNGIGLGISPGGFAKWVKIDQAQRNHNLFVIPNSVTSEKGALVEPFCVGLSAINKTGVTPEDKVLVSGCGTIGLVTIAGLKSKGVDNIIASDISEKRLELAKSLGAKYTFNPKTDGDLKEMIVKTYGTVNALDYSGKLPHLTAAFECTGVSALFAQCMELLAPDGKLTILAIYRNDMTVSPNFVVYKRLQIRGSLFYSNDDFLEAIDLMDKGKVDLSPIVSHHFPLAELPKAFEVQADSSQSVKVIVDSI from the coding sequence ATGAAACCAGTAAACCCTTCAGGTGTATTTCATGACATTCATGATATTAGAGTAGTAGATAAAGAAGTTCCGTCAGTAACGGACGATAGTGTAATTGTTAAAGTAGAAATGACCGGTATTTGTGGTACCGATTTACATATTTACCATGAGGGGCTAGTGCCTTCAGGTTCCGTAATAGGTCATGAATTTTGTGGGGAATTGGTTGAAGTGGGGAAGAGTGTGAAAGACCTTAAAGAGGGGGATAGGGTGGTGATAAATCCTATGTATAATGGCATTGGTTTAGGAATTAGCCCCGGAGGCTTTGCTAAATGGGTGAAGATTGACCAAGCACAGCGTAACCATAATTTGTTTGTTATTCCTAATAGTGTGACAAGCGAAAAAGGTGCTTTGGTAGAACCATTCTGTGTCGGGCTTTCGGCAATAAATAAAACAGGAGTTACACCAGAGGATAAGGTATTGGTATCAGGTTGTGGTACTATCGGGTTGGTAACCATTGCAGGACTCAAAAGTAAAGGTGTGGATAATATTATCGCCTCCGACATCAGTGAAAAGCGATTGGAGCTGGCCAAATCTCTGGGGGCCAAATATACATTTAACCCAAAAACTGATGGCGATTTAAAAGAAATGATTGTAAAAACTTACGGGACTGTTAATGCTTTGGATTATTCGGGTAAGCTACCGCATTTAACGGCTGCTTTTGAATGTACGGGAGTAAGTGCTCTATTTGCGCAGTGTATGGAATTGCTGGCTCCAGATGGCAAATTGACTATTTTGGCCATCTATCGAAACGATATGACGGTGAGTCCTAATTTTGTGGTGTATAAACGTCTACAAATTAGAGGATCGCTCTTTTATTCCAATGATGACTTTTTAGAGGCTATCGATCTTATGGACAAGGGTAAAGTAGACCTTTCTCCAATAGTAAGTCACCATTTTCCGTTAGCTGAATTGCCCAAAGCCTTTGAGGTACAGGCAGACAGTAGTCAGTCGGTTAAAGTTATTGTCGATAGTATTTAA
- a CDS encoding DUF3124 domain-containing protein — translation MPKKHVIFVLLLPFILQCCQDRNQVSSVNAVNWNNRTVSRPLNDSLPRGTTYLSVYSEIYSESEHRTHDLTVTVSMRNTNINDTVFINKAEYFNTKGHAIRTYFDSPIYIAPMETVEIVIDEKDQEGGTGANFLFNWTTHPNAHEPLFESVMISTSGQQGISFTTQGKRIE, via the coding sequence ATGCCCAAGAAGCATGTTATTTTTGTACTGTTACTACCCTTCATACTTCAATGCTGCCAAGACAGGAATCAAGTAAGTTCTGTAAATGCTGTTAATTGGAACAATAGGACCGTAAGCCGCCCTTTAAATGACTCCCTGCCAAGGGGCACCACTTATCTCTCTGTGTATTCGGAAATATACAGTGAATCCGAACACCGTACACATGACCTTACCGTTACCGTGAGTATGCGGAACACCAACATTAATGACACTGTTTTCATCAATAAAGCCGAATACTTCAATACCAAAGGGCATGCCATACGAACATATTTTGACAGCCCTATTTATATAGCCCCCATGGAAACGGTGGAAATTGTCATTGACGAGAAGGATCAAGAAGGAGGTACCGGCGCCAATTTCCTTTTTAATTGGACCACGCACCCTAATGCCCATGAACCGCTTTTTGAGAGCGTGATGATCTCTACTTCTGGTCAGCAAGGTATTTCATTTACCACTCAAGGCAAACGTATAGAATAA
- a CDS encoding FUSC family protein produces MALKNTIHKELEQLVTLKDSTRTWHTPMLTAICVGFPLLVGLYVDNLRYALISCLSGLVILYLPSSGSFTNRITTLLVSSFGFMVSFALGQFFSFSPTIAVIVFGLYSLIVHWIILYYKTAPPRSFFFIMILSISICQPFNLSTIPTKVGLVGLGTMFSCTLGLAYILWLSATQKITPQNAPVPLLKKNTYADFWEAIITGVIMAISLALGYWLKLENPYWIPISCGAVMQGASLYHIWQRTFQRILGTFLGLCLCWLLLHIANTPLMLCLFIIVLQLIVELLIIRNYAMAVIFITPLAIFLSEAANPIINDPNALITLRFWEILIGSILGAIGGWLLHKEKLRYASIRGLKKLGDQIEQNIS; encoded by the coding sequence ATGGCATTAAAAAACACCATCCATAAGGAACTGGAACAATTGGTAACCCTAAAGGATTCCACAAGAACTTGGCACACCCCAATGCTAACCGCCATCTGTGTTGGATTTCCTTTACTGGTAGGATTGTATGTTGACAATCTTCGCTATGCCCTTATTTCTTGTTTAAGTGGTTTGGTCATTCTTTACCTTCCCAGTTCGGGGTCGTTTACCAATAGAATTACCACCTTATTAGTTAGCTCATTTGGGTTTATGGTATCCTTTGCTTTGGGGCAGTTTTTTAGTTTTTCCCCTACGATTGCGGTAATTGTATTTGGGCTGTACTCCCTCATCGTGCATTGGATCATTCTCTACTATAAAACGGCTCCCCCACGGAGTTTCTTTTTTATCATGATCCTTTCCATTTCCATTTGCCAGCCTTTCAACTTAAGTACCATTCCTACCAAAGTTGGTTTGGTTGGTTTGGGCACCATGTTTTCCTGCACCTTGGGACTGGCCTATATTTTATGGTTATCGGCCACCCAAAAAATAACACCACAGAATGCCCCTGTCCCCCTGCTTAAAAAAAATACCTATGCCGATTTTTGGGAAGCCATCATCACTGGAGTCATCATGGCCATTTCTTTGGCCTTAGGCTATTGGCTAAAACTTGAAAACCCCTACTGGATTCCTATTTCCTGTGGTGCCGTGATGCAAGGCGCCTCCCTTTATCATATTTGGCAGCGTACTTTCCAACGTATTTTGGGCACCTTTTTAGGACTTTGCCTGTGTTGGCTATTATTACACATAGCCAACACCCCTTTAATGCTTTGCCTGTTCATCATTGTTTTACAATTGATCGTAGAATTGCTCATCATTAGAAATTATGCCATGGCCGTGATTTTCATTACGCCTTTGGCCATCTTTCTTTCGGAAGCTGCCAATCCCATCATCAACGACCCCAATGCACTTATCACACTTCGCTTTTGGGAAATCCTTATTGGCAGTATTTTGGGCGCTATTGGTGGTTGGTTGTTGCACAAGGAAAAACTACGCTATGCCAGCATTCGAGGGCTTAAAAAACTTGGCGACCAAATAGAGCAGAATATCTCCTAA
- a CDS encoding DUF1801 domain-containing protein, which produces MLQKDIQNYNAQQNETDQEICHVLATIIDAQMPEAESKLWHGHPVWFLEGNPIVGYSKQKKGLRLMFWSGADFEEPDLNILGGKFKDASIFYNSTNDIDMETLKRWLETSKHIQWDYKNILKRKGRLERLK; this is translated from the coding sequence ATGCTACAGAAAGACATCCAAAACTACAATGCTCAGCAAAACGAAACAGACCAAGAAATCTGTCATGTACTGGCTACCATCATTGATGCGCAAATGCCTGAAGCCGAAAGCAAACTATGGCATGGACACCCTGTTTGGTTTTTGGAAGGCAACCCCATCGTGGGCTATAGTAAACAAAAGAAGGGATTGCGTCTGATGTTTTGGAGTGGTGCCGATTTTGAAGAACCTGATTTAAACATTCTAGGTGGAAAATTTAAAGACGCCTCCATTTTCTATAATTCCACAAATGACATCGATATGGAAACTTTAAAACGGTGGCTGGAAACCTCCAAACACATTCAATGGGACTATAAAAATATTCTAAAACGAAAGGGGCGTTTGGAACGATTAAAATAG